A genomic region of Silurus meridionalis isolate SWU-2019-XX chromosome 7, ASM1480568v1, whole genome shotgun sequence contains the following coding sequences:
- the mrpl43 gene encoding 39S ribosomal protein L43, mitochondrial, with translation MTARGTPSRFLQSVLQNGVGRYVCQLKRVSLIFSKNGQSSLGVREFIEEGVVDFAKKNPGIVVYASPQSCRIPKIVAEYLNGNVKSELVTNKTSQQIAELVTKMANQSGLDIIRIRKPFHTDSPSIQGQWHPFTNRPPSTKPVGPQAQ, from the exons ATGACAGCTCGAGGCACTCCGAGTCGTTTTTTACAAAGCGTTCTGCAGAACGGAGTCGGTCGGTACGTGTGTCAGCTGAAACGCGTGTCTCTTATTTTCTCTAAAAACGGACAGAGCTCCTTAGGGGTCAG GGAGTTCATTGAGGAAGGTGTGGTTGACTTTGCCAAAAAGAACCCGGGAATTGTCGTCTATGCCTCTCCTCAGTCATGCAGAATTCCAAAAATAGTTGCTGAATATC TCAATGGCAATGTGAAGAGTGAGCTTGTCACCAATAAAACGTCACAACAGATTGCAGAGTTGGTTACTAAAATGGCCAACCAGTCTGGCCTGGACATCATTCGCATCCGAAAGCCTTTCCACACAGACAGCCCAAGTATCCAAGGCCAGTGGCATCCGTTCACCAACCGGCCTCCCAGCACAAAACCAGTTGGACCACAGGCTCAATGA
- the twnk gene encoding twinkle protein, mitochondrial gives MWARHLLRRTACLLGLPRGLHHRPVLRYITVAPVNSSLLQDPGQRSSWCRLHAGSKPTALFSPCRTLKRDAKSSIDVPVHPITVTDIKQYLRSKGISFHDGYSCLHASSIFVEPKSQSQEGAGKDSYTMFIDKMTGQFLCKETLVEGSWEDLQDCLEVIQKEGQASINPEVLLSYSESVEEQGQREMELKEVHRIWSSSVAFSDLFDEELQLIKTMFQITKLNNTTLKKFGVRFFKPTKSLVFPWFSGRDLSLRGIKLLSAATKDNGQVMYTEASIPKLSNYYNLFGLPLVGRKETEMVLTGSEIDSMAVSQATGLPALALPRGVSCLPPVLLPYLEQFRKITLWLGGDMRAWEASKIFSKKLGLKRCSLVRPGDFHPCPNSALVQGRNLARIVKASIPAAHKSIVSFKQLRDDVFGELANVEQVAGIKWARFPELNRILKGHRTGELTVFTGPTGSGKTTFISEYALDLCMQGVNTLWGSFEIKNVRLAKIILTQFAMQRLEENLEQYDYWADKFEELPLYFMTFHGQQNLKTVLDTMQHAVYLYDISHVIIDNLQFMMGQENLSVDKFAVQDNIIAAFRKFATNSSCHVTIIIHPRKEEDDKDLQTASIFGTAKASQEADNVLILQEKKLVTCPGRRSLQVAKNRFDGDVGIFPLEFNKSSLTFSAPVKSKQKLRKVKGDKTENSETEVKERNEKDAKPAKEPKTPKVLKEPLTRKIETTQEGRRNSKEDG, from the exons ATGTGGGCAAGGCACTTACTGAGGAGGACAGCCTGCCTCTTAGGGCTGCCTCGTGGACTTCACCATCGTCCGGTCCTGAGATACATCACCGTTGCCCCGGTGAACAGCTCTCTGTTGCAGGATCCTGGTCAGAGATCTTCTTGGTGTCGCCTCCATGCAGGATCCAAACCTACAGCGCTGTTCAGTCCCTGCAGAACATTAAAAAGAGATGCGAAGTCTTCAATAGACGTTCCTGTCCACCCCATTACAGTGACGGACATTAAGCAGTACCTGCGGTCTAAGGGAATTTCCTTTCACGATGGTTATAGCTGTTTACATGCAAGCAGTATTTTTGTAGAGCCAAAATCACAATCACAGGAAGGAGCTGGGAAAGACAGCTATACAATGTTTATTGACAAAATGACTGGACAGTTTCTCTGTAAAGAGACTCTAGTAGAAGGAAGCTGGGAAGACCTGCAGGACTGTCTAGAGGTGATTCAAAAAGAGGGACAAGCTTCAATTAACCCGGAGGTTTTGTTGAGCTACTCCGAGAGCGTGGAGGAACAGGGGCAGAGGGAGATGGAACTGAAGGAGGTTCACAGGATTTGGAGCAGCTCCGTGGCATTCTCAGATCTCTTCGATGAGGAATTGCAGCTCATCAAAACTATGTTCCAGATCACTAAGCTTAACAACACAACTCTGAAGAAGTTTGGAGTGAGATTCTTTAAGCCGACTAAAAGTCTTGTTTTTCCCTGGTTTAGTGGAAGAGACTTGAGCCTGCGTGGCATAAAACTGTTATCTGCTGCTACTAAAGATAATGGCCAAGTGATGTATACAGAAGCTAGTATTCCTAAATTATCCAATTACTACAACCTTTTTGGCCTTCCATTGGTAGGACGGAAGGAAACAGAGATGGTCCTCACGGGAAGTGAGATCGACAGTATGGCAGTGAGTCAGGCCACTGGCCTGCCTGCTTTGGCCCTGCCACGTGGAGTCAGTTGTCTGCCACCGGTACTTCTTCCTTACCTTGAACAATTCAGGAAGATCACACTGTGGTTGGGTGGGGATATGCGGGCTTGGGAGGCTTCAAAGATCTTCTCAAAGAAACTAGGATTGAAGCGCTGTTCTCTTGTGCGGCCAGGCGACTTTCATCCATGTCCTAATTCGGCTCTGGTGCAAGGCAGGAACCTTGCACGTATAGTTAAGGCTTCCATTCCTGCTGCCCACAAGTCTATTGTGTCCTTCAAGCAGCTCAGGGACGATGTTTTTGGAGAGCTAGCTAACGTTGAGCAGGTGGCAGGTATAAAATGGGCCCGGTTTCCTGAGCTCAATCGAATCTTAAAAGGCCATCGGACAGGCGAGCTAACAGTGTTCACAG GTCCCACTGGCAGTGGGAAGACCACCTTCATCAGTGAATACGCTCTTGATTTGTGTATGCAAGGTGTGAACACATTGTGGGGCAGCTTTGAGATTAAGAACGTACGTTTGGCAAAAATCATCCTGACCCAGTTCGCTATGCAGAGACTGGAGGAAAACTTGGAGCAGTACGACTACTGGGCTGATAAGTTTGAGGAACTTCCACTTTACTTTATGACCTTCCATGGACAACAGAATCTTAA AACAGTGCTCGACACCATGCAGCATGCTGTTTACCTCTACGACATCAGTCATGTGATCATCGACAACTTACAGTTTATGATGGGGCAGGAGAACCTGTCTGTGGACAA GTTTGCAGTGCAGGACAACATTATTGCAGCTTTCAGAAAGTTTGCAACAAACAGTAGCTGTCATGTGACCATAATTATTCATCctagaaaagaggaagatgacaAAGATCTTCAGACAGCATCCATTTTTGGCACAGCTAAG GCCAGTCAGGAGGCTGATAACGTGCTTATCCTTCAGGAGAAAAAGCTTGTTACCTGTCCTGGACGCAGATCCCTACAGGTGGCCAAGAATCGCTTCGATGGGGATGTGGGGATTTTCCCTCTGGAGTTCAACAAGTCTTCACTTACCTTCTCTGCCCCAGTCAAGAGCAAGCAGAAACTGCGTAAGGTCAAAGGAGACAAGACTGAAAACTCAGAGACTGAGGTCAAGGAGAGAAATGAGAAAGACGCAAAGCCTGCAAAAGAGCCTAAAACTCCAAAGGTGCTGAAAGAGCCATTAACCAGAAAGATTGAAACTACACAAGAAGGAAGACGCAATAGTAAAGAGGATGGTTAA